In Archangium violaceum, the following are encoded in one genomic region:
- a CDS encoding helix-turn-helix transcriptional regulator: protein MASKRISPPVSQQRMDDKLALALGAAARAARLRAGLTQAEAAEKVGLAPGVYGRIERGGMMPSVPTLRRLSIILKIPSDTLLSLSHTEVTAWVDSLPAKEERSPELRKLARSLRTLSPSQLKVLNVIATALTR from the coding sequence ATGGCATCGAAACGCATCTCTCCGCCCGTCTCGCAGCAGCGCATGGATGACAAGCTGGCCCTCGCACTGGGGGCGGCGGCGCGTGCCGCCCGGCTGCGCGCGGGGCTCACCCAGGCGGAAGCGGCCGAGAAGGTCGGTCTGGCTCCTGGCGTGTACGGCCGCATCGAGCGCGGGGGGATGATGCCCAGCGTCCCGACGCTGCGCCGGCTGAGCATCATCCTGAAGATTCCCTCGGACACGCTGCTGAGCCTGAGTCACACCGAGGTGACGGCCTGGGTGGATTCGCTGCCGGCGAAGGAGGAGCGCTCCCCCGAGCTGCGCAAGCTCGCGCGCTCGCTGCGCACCCTGTCTCCGTCCCAGCTCAAGGTGCTCAACGTCATCGCCACCGCGCTCACGCGCTGA
- a CDS encoding glutathione peroxidase — protein sequence MRQLVDRALKALSPAINDVTTAVMVINELGAVGRAVAHKGRLGQGWWMRHIRGVTLLRPGFGLAPFLQDAFGEIPHAASSQPRVILRILEVLSQIASVEQDATIRRMLVRTGRSVYEAVRLSEQRKRDMRLIDELWLGLQQKEAPLSAALPPARRCTEKARLKRARGSGIWEAMLNRMLPLTVAALLLGTAAVSAERAMSFFELQSKRLNGQAVNLSEYKGKVVLVVNTASECGYTPQYAGLEKLWGEYKDKGVVVLGIPSNDFGGQEPGGAEQIAKFCELRYKVTFPMLEKVKTKGAGQSPIYEFLARKHGEPKWNFHKYLVGKDGQVRAAFSSSVAPESTELKSAIDKALAE from the coding sequence GTGCGGCAGCTGGTAGACAGGGCCCTCAAGGCGCTCTCGCCCGCCATCAATGACGTCACCACGGCGGTGATGGTGATCAACGAGTTGGGCGCGGTGGGGCGGGCGGTGGCACACAAGGGGCGGCTCGGCCAGGGTTGGTGGATGCGGCACATCCGTGGGGTGACGCTGCTGCGCCCCGGCTTCGGGCTCGCGCCCTTCCTGCAGGACGCGTTCGGGGAGATTCCCCACGCCGCCTCCTCGCAGCCCCGGGTCATCCTGCGCATTCTGGAGGTGCTCTCGCAGATCGCCAGTGTCGAGCAGGACGCGACGATCCGGAGGATGCTCGTGCGGACCGGCCGGTCGGTCTACGAGGCGGTCCGGCTCTCCGAGCAACGAAAGCGTGACATGCGGCTCATCGACGAGCTCTGGCTCGGGCTGCAGCAGAAGGAAGCCCCCCTGTCCGCTGCCCTCCCCCCTGCGAGACGGTGCACTGAGAAAGCCCGGTTGAAACGCGCGAGGGGCTCGGGCATCTGGGAGGCCATGCTAAACCGAATGCTTCCCCTCACCGTGGCGGCCCTCCTGCTGGGTACGGCCGCCGTCTCCGCGGAGCGTGCGATGTCCTTCTTCGAGCTGCAGTCCAAGCGACTCAATGGCCAGGCCGTGAACCTCTCCGAGTACAAGGGGAAGGTGGTGCTGGTGGTGAACACCGCCTCCGAATGTGGCTACACGCCGCAGTACGCGGGGCTGGAGAAGCTCTGGGGCGAGTACAAGGACAAGGGGGTGGTGGTGCTGGGCATCCCCTCCAACGACTTCGGTGGCCAGGAGCCCGGCGGCGCGGAGCAGATCGCGAAGTTCTGTGAGCTCCGCTACAAGGTGACGTTCCCGATGCTCGAGAAGGTGAAGACGAAGGGCGCGGGCCAGTCGCCCATCTACGAGTTCCTCGCGCGCAAGCACGGCGAGCCGAAGTGGAACTTCCACAAGTACCTGGTGGGCAAGGACGGCCAGGTACGCGCCGCCTTCTCCAGCTCGGTGGCACCCGAGAGCACCGAGCTCAAAAGCGCCATCGACAAGGCCCTCGCGGAGTAG
- a CDS encoding TetR/AcrR family transcriptional regulator — MSTRGASRKGQERSEAILDAAERLLVDEGHAALTLRGVAQRSGIRLGNLQYYFATREDLVRALLARVLERATARLEERMGAAGDPAEALDETLKALLEDQLDPASYRLFYDLWALAAREPAIAAELRAFYSRYTDAVAERLGQLAPETSRAETRARAELLVALLEGLSLFRSGTVGAPDRNVEAELRRVVSWLTAGSERAPPAPGRGGRTPRK, encoded by the coding sequence ATGAGCACCCGCGGTGCCTCCCGCAAGGGCCAGGAGCGGAGCGAAGCCATCCTCGACGCGGCGGAACGGCTGCTCGTGGACGAGGGACACGCGGCCCTCACGCTGCGCGGGGTGGCGCAGCGGTCCGGCATCCGGCTGGGCAACCTGCAGTACTACTTCGCGACTCGCGAGGACCTGGTGCGGGCCCTGCTCGCGCGCGTCCTGGAGCGGGCGACGGCGCGGCTCGAGGAGCGGATGGGCGCGGCGGGAGACCCGGCCGAGGCGCTCGACGAGACATTGAAGGCCCTGTTGGAAGACCAGTTGGATCCCGCCAGCTACCGGCTCTTCTACGACCTGTGGGCCCTGGCGGCGCGGGAGCCCGCCATCGCCGCGGAGCTTCGGGCTTTCTACTCGCGCTATACCGACGCGGTGGCGGAGCGGCTGGGCCAGTTGGCTCCAGAGACGTCCCGCGCCGAGACCCGCGCACGAGCGGAGCTGCTCGTGGCCCTGCTGGAGGGACTCTCGCTCTTCCGGTCCGGAACGGTGGGCGCGCCCGACCGGAATGTGGAGGCTGAGCTGCGGCGCGTGGTGTCATGGCTCACGGCGGGGAGCGAGCGCGCACCGCCAGCGCCAGGACGGGGCGGCCGGACTCCCCGGAAGTGA
- a CDS encoding amidase, protein MKDMVSLARLDGMAQAELCARGEVSAAELFDACLARIDALNPLLRSVVTVAREPTRPAKPGPFSGVPFLVKDATPWPGMRWSMGSRLFAANVAQQQTPYGRQLDESGLVCVGKSATSEFGLIGSTETLLEGVTHNPWNLAHSATGSSGGSAVAVAAGLVPLAHANDGGGSIRIPASACGLFGFKPSRGLTVSASFASSDFGDMTSDHCISRSVRDSALFLSITEDRSRGAPVGFVRDPIARKLRIATWTRTVMGSEPEPAVRRAYDEAVALLTELGHEVEPIAPPAFDGPALGDAFFLVSGAAIAGVVELVDRTRDIPVQSDELEPFTWALVDTFLARGPDALPQSRAVFARAVHTYHEATRGYDVVLTPTIATEPWPIGHLSPVLGREELLRRTARAVGYTPIQNIAGCPGMSVPLHFPDGGLPIGTHFAAAPGADALLLGLAYQLEQARPWKDRWAPYSIPALRP, encoded by the coding sequence ATGAAGGACATGGTGTCTCTCGCTCGCCTCGACGGCATGGCCCAGGCGGAGCTGTGTGCTCGGGGAGAGGTCTCCGCTGCCGAGTTGTTCGACGCGTGCCTGGCGCGCATCGACGCGTTGAACCCGCTGTTGCGTTCGGTCGTCACGGTCGCTCGCGAGCCCACCCGCCCGGCGAAGCCGGGACCGTTCTCCGGGGTGCCGTTCCTGGTGAAGGACGCCACGCCGTGGCCGGGAATGCGTTGGTCGATGGGCTCGCGGCTGTTCGCGGCCAACGTCGCCCAGCAACAGACGCCGTACGGCAGGCAGCTCGACGAGTCGGGGCTCGTGTGCGTCGGCAAGAGCGCGACGTCGGAGTTCGGCCTGATCGGCAGCACCGAGACGTTGCTCGAGGGCGTGACGCACAACCCATGGAACCTCGCCCATTCGGCCACGGGCTCATCCGGGGGAAGCGCGGTCGCCGTCGCCGCGGGGCTCGTCCCGCTCGCGCACGCCAACGACGGCGGCGGTTCAATCCGCATCCCCGCGTCGGCGTGCGGCCTCTTCGGCTTCAAGCCGAGCCGTGGTCTCACGGTGTCGGCGAGCTTCGCCAGCTCGGACTTCGGGGACATGACGAGCGATCACTGCATCAGCCGCTCGGTGCGTGACAGCGCGTTGTTCCTGTCGATCACCGAGGATCGCTCGAGGGGTGCGCCCGTCGGCTTCGTGCGCGATCCGATCGCTCGCAAGCTGCGCATCGCGACCTGGACGCGGACGGTGATGGGCTCGGAGCCGGAGCCCGCGGTGCGCCGCGCCTACGATGAGGCGGTGGCGCTGCTCACCGAGCTCGGTCACGAGGTCGAGCCGATCGCGCCGCCCGCCTTCGACGGCCCCGCGCTGGGCGACGCGTTCTTCCTGGTGTCGGGTGCGGCCATCGCGGGCGTCGTCGAGCTGGTCGATCGAACGCGTGACATTCCCGTGCAGAGCGACGAGCTCGAGCCGTTCACCTGGGCGCTGGTCGACACCTTCCTCGCCCGCGGTCCCGACGCGCTGCCTCAATCGCGCGCCGTCTTCGCACGGGCGGTGCACACCTATCACGAGGCGACCCGAGGGTACGACGTGGTGCTCACGCCGACGATCGCCACCGAACCCTGGCCCATCGGGCACCTCTCGCCGGTTCTCGGGCGAGAGGAGCTGCTCCGCCGCACGGCGCGCGCCGTCGGTTACACGCCCATCCAGAACATCGCGGGCTGCCCCGGCATGTCCGTCCCCCTTCACTTCCCGGATGGCGGTCTGCCCATCGGCACCCACTTCGCCGCGGCCCCCGGCGCCGACGCGCTGCTCCTCGGCCTCGCGTATCAACTCGAACAGGCACGCCCGTGGAAGGACCGCTGGGCGCCCTACTCGATTCCCGCGCTCCGCCCATGA
- the sitI6 gene encoding SitI6 family double-CXXCG motif immunity protein: MRYFRIKEDREAGYTGDVDAAHKWKLPGVFGCPACKATWGDNSRAYPSVDLTPVASLANFEKARAEPIEEYERLRALVLPYLPPGAVLEPGSALGPLVGNAQGRFGPLVSPNPWWLLIQREALEKLQSEDLRGLKGCRTQLRFRQRNSPELLELELLPLGRAHPDCLPPDRKPPCPRCGRFGLTLPKPLLLDAATLPNHLDVFRLEDFSTVIVCTERFVDACQRLGLDGVAFHPLPTPMVST; encoded by the coding sequence ATGCGGTATTTCAGAATCAAGGAAGACAGAGAGGCGGGCTACACCGGCGACGTTGACGCCGCGCACAAATGGAAGCTCCCGGGTGTCTTCGGCTGCCCTGCGTGCAAGGCCACCTGGGGTGACAATTCCAGAGCGTACCCCTCGGTGGATCTGACCCCGGTGGCCTCCTTGGCCAACTTCGAGAAGGCCCGGGCCGAGCCCATCGAGGAGTATGAGCGGCTGCGAGCATTGGTTCTCCCCTACCTGCCTCCGGGAGCCGTGCTGGAACCGGGTTCAGCCCTGGGTCCGCTGGTCGGCAACGCTCAGGGCCGCTTCGGGCCGCTGGTATCTCCCAATCCCTGGTGGCTGCTCATACAGCGTGAGGCACTCGAGAAGCTTCAGTCCGAGGACTTGCGTGGGCTCAAGGGTTGCCGCACCCAACTCCGTTTTCGCCAGCGAAACTCGCCCGAGTTGCTCGAACTGGAGCTCCTCCCCCTGGGCCGTGCGCACCCGGACTGCCTGCCGCCGGATCGCAAACCGCCCTGCCCTCGCTGTGGCCGTTTTGGCCTCACCCTGCCCAAGCCCCTCCTTCTGGATGCCGCCACGCTCCCCAACCACCTGGACGTCTTCCGACTGGAGGACTTCTCCACCGTGATCGTCTGTACCGAGCGATTCGTCGACGCCTGCCAACGTCTGGGCCTGGATGGCGTCGCCTTCCATCCCCTGCCCACGCCAATGGTATCGACCTGA
- a CDS encoding cupin domain-containing protein, producing the protein MSQLITKTFSQPDERRSFIAHGHVDVIHLDGRTMGLAVFEPGWIWSKDIQPIAGTKSCQVAHTCYYVSGSMEVVMDDGTRKTLHAGDVAYIPPGHDAWVVGDEPCVLVDFEGMSDYAQREASMGREEAPPV; encoded by the coding sequence ATGAGCCAGCTAATCACCAAGACGTTCTCCCAACCCGATGAGCGACGGTCCTTCATCGCGCATGGCCATGTGGACGTCATCCATCTCGACGGCCGTACCATGGGATTGGCCGTCTTCGAGCCCGGGTGGATATGGTCGAAGGACATCCAGCCCATCGCCGGGACGAAGAGCTGCCAGGTTGCCCACACCTGCTACTACGTCTCCGGGAGCATGGAGGTCGTCATGGACGACGGCACCCGGAAGACGCTTCACGCGGGGGACGTGGCCTACATTCCGCCCGGACACGATGCGTGGGTAGTGGGCGACGAGCCCTGCGTGCTAGTGGACTTCGAGGGCATGTCCGACTACGCGCAGCGCGAAGCCTCCATGGGACGGGAGGAGGCGCCACCGGTCTGA
- a CDS encoding saccharopine dehydrogenase family protein, whose translation MRTREIIVRDTLRYDPNGAVVLAGGYGVVGGEVARMLRARHPSLPLVLTGRTPSRGEALAAEVGASLHAMDIAGPAPLDLSARAVVTLVNDPLDRLLRACVHAGIPFVDITRWTARVQQALAWAAVEPPRAPVVLASGWMGGIVPLVGAALARELGSAHSIDTSILYDLADRAGEDSIEFMDRMHLPFEVMEEGRRREVEPLTGARRVELAGRHRRVVRLDTPEQLTLPLVLGARTVSTRIGFSDESATLAFRALRGLGLIHLLRGDRFRGLRRALLRSSGQGGQAVVRIEVSSGGGSLTATLVDARGQAHLTAAGATLALERALGLDGDAPPRGVAFPEQTPSPERALAALRSLGVELEVRRGAEMERRAA comes from the coding sequence ATGCGTACTCGGGAAATCATCGTGAGGGACACGCTTCGGTACGACCCCAACGGAGCCGTGGTGCTCGCGGGGGGGTATGGCGTCGTCGGCGGTGAGGTAGCCCGGATGCTCCGGGCCCGTCATCCCTCGCTGCCGCTGGTGCTGACAGGACGGACACCCTCACGGGGCGAAGCCCTGGCGGCGGAAGTGGGGGCGTCGCTCCACGCGATGGACATCGCGGGCCCGGCCCCGCTCGACCTCTCCGCACGTGCCGTCGTCACCCTGGTGAATGATCCCCTGGACCGGCTGCTGCGCGCGTGCGTTCACGCGGGCATTCCCTTCGTGGACATCACCCGCTGGACGGCGCGTGTGCAGCAGGCCCTGGCCTGGGCGGCGGTGGAGCCGCCCCGAGCCCCTGTCGTCCTCGCCTCCGGATGGATGGGAGGCATCGTCCCGCTGGTGGGGGCGGCACTTGCCCGGGAGCTGGGCAGCGCGCACTCCATTGATACCTCCATCCTCTATGACCTGGCCGACCGGGCGGGCGAGGACTCGATCGAGTTCATGGACCGCATGCACCTGCCCTTCGAGGTGATGGAGGAGGGACGGCGCCGGGAGGTGGAGCCACTGACCGGAGCGCGCCGGGTCGAGCTCGCGGGCCGGCACCGCCGGGTGGTCCGGCTCGATACGCCCGAGCAGCTCACGCTCCCTCTGGTGCTGGGCGCGCGGACGGTCTCCACGCGCATTGGCTTCAGCGACGAGTCGGCCACGCTCGCGTTCCGGGCCCTCCGAGGGCTGGGTCTCATCCACCTGCTTCGAGGGGATCGTTTCCGGGGTCTGCGTCGCGCCCTGTTGCGCAGCTCGGGGCAGGGGGGCCAGGCCGTGGTTCGCATCGAGGTCTCCTCCGGCGGAGGGTCGCTCACGGCCACGTTGGTGGATGCGCGGGGTCAAGCCCACCTGACCGCCGCCGGAGCCACCCTGGCACTGGAGCGTGCGCTCGGGCTGGATGGAGACGCGCCTCCTCGGGGAGTCGCCTTCCCGGAGCAGACCCCGTCGCCCGAGCGGGCGCTCGCGGCGCTGCGCTCCCTGGGAGTGGAGCTCGAGGTACGGCGCGGCGCGGAAATGGAGAGGCGGGCGGCATGA
- a CDS encoding CapA family protein — MLVQTLLLVPLLCGTTPERVELVFGGDVIPHGEVKEAAADHARSVQEGGGTVRSLNNEGWDHVFGPITDVLRTADVAMVNLETPVSGDPRAPTAPLIFDAPPAMLRALASAGVDVVSVANNHAFDQRRAGVAATWKHLSEAGLRSVGSGSSEASAWQPLILEKRGMRIGFLSFTRWLNGAHNPSEPDTSPHVAYVPYNAKASGTWLAPEAAVELVRAAARRCDALIVAIHWGTEYSHSPHPDDRKLARALLEAGALAIIGHHPHVLQPIESYRTTSGRDTLVAFSLGNLIANQDRYYVHGRRSEEGGNKRDSLLLRLSLTRPAPGAPVSLAGTSVLPVWIENNHYVALGRGKVARHIQPVLLDEELQVINERLVALAARAVTQPREVRQERTALERRLDMARRRRELILQIALPPGADADAAKSGRRPAGAG, encoded by the coding sequence GTGCTCGTTCAGACGCTCCTGCTCGTCCCCCTGCTGTGTGGAACCACTCCCGAACGCGTGGAGCTCGTCTTCGGTGGGGATGTCATTCCCCATGGCGAGGTGAAGGAGGCCGCGGCCGACCATGCGCGTTCCGTCCAGGAGGGGGGCGGCACCGTCCGGTCGCTCAACAACGAGGGATGGGACCACGTCTTCGGGCCCATCACCGACGTGCTGCGCACCGCCGACGTCGCCATGGTCAATCTGGAGACGCCCGTCAGCGGGGACCCCCGCGCGCCCACCGCTCCCCTCATCTTCGACGCGCCTCCCGCCATGCTGCGCGCGCTGGCCTCCGCCGGGGTGGATGTTGTGTCCGTCGCCAACAACCATGCCTTCGACCAGCGCCGCGCGGGTGTCGCCGCGACGTGGAAGCACCTGTCCGAGGCCGGCTTGCGGAGCGTCGGCTCGGGTTCCTCCGAGGCCTCCGCGTGGCAGCCCCTCATCCTCGAGAAGCGCGGGATGCGGATCGGCTTCCTGTCCTTCACCCGGTGGCTGAACGGCGCGCACAACCCGAGCGAGCCGGACACCTCGCCCCATGTCGCCTACGTGCCCTACAACGCGAAGGCGAGTGGGACCTGGCTGGCTCCAGAGGCCGCCGTGGAGCTGGTGCGCGCCGCGGCCCGGCGCTGCGACGCGCTCATCGTCGCCATCCACTGGGGCACCGAGTATTCGCACTCGCCGCATCCGGATGACCGGAAGCTGGCGCGCGCGCTCCTGGAGGCCGGTGCGCTCGCCATCATCGGCCACCATCCCCATGTGCTACAGCCCATCGAGTCGTACCGCACCACCTCCGGACGCGACACGCTCGTCGCCTTCTCCCTGGGCAACCTCATCGCCAACCAGGATCGGTACTACGTCCACGGCCGGCGGTCGGAGGAGGGGGGCAACAAGCGCGACTCCCTGCTGCTGCGGCTCTCGCTCACGCGCCCCGCTCCGGGAGCGCCCGTGTCGCTGGCGGGCACGTCCGTGTTGCCGGTGTGGATCGAGAACAACCATTACGTCGCGCTCGGCCGGGGCAAGGTCGCGCGCCACATCCAGCCCGTGCTCCTCGACGAGGAGCTGCAGGTCATCAACGAGCGGCTGGTGGCGCTCGCGGCCCGGGCCGTCACCCAGCCTCGCGAGGTCCGGCAGGAGCGCACCGCGCTCGAGCGCCGGCTCGACATGGCCCGGCGCCGACGCGAGCTCATCCTCCAGATAGCACTGCCTCCCGGCGCCGACGCGGACGCGGCGAAGTCCGGGAGGCGTCCCGCGGGCGCGGGTTAG
- a CDS encoding prenyltransferase — protein MRVGSMSLAARWWYALKPASWPKVFVPALFGQAVGAATAGRLSAGALLFGAVWMLADVAFVVLLNDWGDREVDVLKRRMFPQGCSPKTIPDGILSAGAVLAAGLGAGVVALLVAWVAGLALERPLLPHLAALGLFVFVAYTLPPLRLNYRGGGELLEMVGVGVVLPALHAYAQCGEWAPAWLVALSPGMLALSLSSALASGLSDEESDRAGGKRTFTTLLGNAVVRAGSEVLLALGALLWLVAACLTEDAPPPGAVVPAVLLTLLFGVRLVRRSPGAVTNAFGAQSAYKAELHRAIWWGTFTLSALVLVASWRGPG, from the coding sequence GTGCGTGTCGGGTCGATGAGTCTCGCGGCGCGGTGGTGGTACGCCCTCAAGCCGGCCAGCTGGCCGAAGGTGTTCGTCCCGGCCCTGTTCGGCCAGGCCGTGGGCGCGGCCACCGCGGGCCGGCTGTCCGCGGGGGCGCTCCTCTTCGGCGCGGTGTGGATGCTCGCGGATGTCGCCTTCGTCGTGCTGCTCAACGACTGGGGAGACCGCGAGGTGGATGTCCTCAAGCGCCGGATGTTCCCCCAGGGCTGTTCGCCGAAGACGATCCCCGATGGCATCCTCTCCGCCGGGGCGGTGCTCGCGGCGGGACTGGGGGCGGGGGTCGTGGCGCTGCTCGTTGCGTGGGTGGCGGGGCTCGCCCTGGAGCGTCCGCTGTTGCCACACCTGGCGGCGCTGGGCCTGTTCGTCTTCGTCGCCTACACGTTGCCGCCGCTGCGGCTGAACTACCGGGGCGGCGGTGAGTTGCTGGAGATGGTGGGCGTGGGCGTCGTGCTCCCCGCGCTGCATGCCTATGCCCAGTGTGGCGAGTGGGCACCCGCATGGCTGGTGGCTCTGTCCCCGGGCATGCTGGCGCTGTCGCTGTCGAGCGCCCTGGCGAGTGGATTGTCCGACGAGGAGAGCGACCGGGCCGGAGGCAAGCGCACCTTCACCACGCTCCTGGGCAACGCGGTGGTCCGCGCGGGCTCGGAGGTGCTGCTGGCGCTGGGCGCGCTCCTCTGGCTCGTGGCGGCCTGTCTGACCGAGGACGCACCGCCGCCCGGTGCGGTGGTGCCGGCCGTGCTGCTCACGTTACTGTTCGGTGTGCGGTTGGTGCGGAGGAGTCCGGGCGCGGTGACGAATGCCTTCGGCGCGCAGTCGGCGTACAAGGCGGAGCTGCATCGCGCCATCTGGTGGGGCACGTTCACGCTGTCGGCGCTGGTGCTCGTCGCGAGCTGGAGAGGGCCTGGGTGA
- a CDS encoding sugar phosphate isomerase/epimerase family protein, translating to MTERPELLASYWTIAGGAEPHTDREYSPIDFRDRVSAAARAGFRGMGIWHADLAHSLKRYTLTEMKRILDDHGIVHVELEFLTDWFVDGERRVASDQTRRMLLTAARTLGARHVKVGDFLRTPCPMPRLIESFARLCEDASEHGTRIGFELMPFSHIDSLAKALELVTGANAPNGGIVLDLWHIVKLGIPYQAVAEFPGSYIVGIEINDGRLRSMPDLVEETTQYRNLCGDGEFDVRGFVDIMLAAGYRGPWGIEVLSKALRQLPIEESTRRAHDTTLAQFPGLKK from the coding sequence ATGACTGAACGTCCCGAGCTGTTGGCTTCATATTGGACCATCGCGGGCGGCGCCGAGCCGCATACCGATCGTGAATACAGTCCCATCGATTTTCGTGACCGTGTATCGGCCGCCGCCAGGGCGGGCTTCCGCGGCATGGGCATCTGGCATGCGGATCTCGCGCATTCGTTGAAGCGCTACACGCTGACCGAGATGAAGCGCATTCTCGACGATCACGGCATCGTGCACGTCGAGCTCGAGTTCCTGACCGACTGGTTCGTGGACGGTGAGCGTCGCGTGGCATCCGACCAGACCCGGCGCATGCTGCTGACGGCCGCGCGGACACTGGGCGCCCGTCACGTGAAGGTGGGCGACTTCCTGCGCACGCCCTGTCCGATGCCACGGTTGATCGAAAGCTTCGCCAGGCTGTGTGAAGACGCTTCCGAGCATGGCACGCGCATCGGCTTCGAGCTCATGCCTTTCTCCCACATCGACTCACTGGCCAAGGCGCTCGAGCTGGTGACCGGCGCCAACGCGCCGAACGGCGGCATCGTCTTGGACCTGTGGCACATCGTGAAGCTGGGCATTCCGTACCAGGCGGTCGCGGAGTTTCCCGGCAGCTACATCGTCGGCATCGAAATCAACGATGGACGGTTGCGGTCGATGCCGGACCTCGTCGAGGAAACCACCCAGTACCGCAACCTCTGCGGAGATGGTGAGTTCGACGTGCGAGGCTTCGTCGACATCATGTTGGCGGCGGGGTACCGGGGCCCGTGGGGCATCGAGGTGCTGTCGAAAGCACTCAGGCAGCTCCCGATCGAGGAGTCGACCCGCCGAGCGCATGACACGACGTTGGCTCAGTTCCCGGGGTTGAAGAAATAG
- the sitA6 gene encoding SitA6 family polymorphic toxin lipoprotein: protein MSTKKTLHHSTRWLALLGVLLAACATSAPGVREEDESPEAVTSWEEARTDPSCVVPLCDGERCALWRCRDLVVEDSHSVVLARGPMPQAMRPPLVGNPSRWWAPPQAAPSYPEPIFEIPWHNWKLREQLAQRQHPLACMLPPEPLEKHHIFPQARDLAEWFESKHIDIHAFTVRLPESFHRWLHSGGPKGGQWNEAWRQFRDENGGATTEDIWRFAFVLMTRFGINGPLIPYYCQK from the coding sequence ATGTCCACCAAGAAGACCCTTCATCACTCCACCCGATGGCTCGCGCTCCTCGGTGTGCTACTGGCCGCCTGCGCCACCTCTGCCCCGGGAGTGCGCGAGGAGGACGAATCGCCCGAGGCCGTGACCTCGTGGGAGGAGGCCCGGACGGACCCGAGTTGCGTGGTGCCGCTATGTGACGGGGAGCGCTGCGCCCTCTGGCGCTGCCGGGACCTGGTGGTAGAGGACTCCCACTCCGTGGTGCTGGCACGTGGGCCCATGCCCCAGGCCATGCGCCCGCCGCTGGTAGGCAATCCCAGCCGCTGGTGGGCGCCGCCCCAGGCCGCGCCCTCCTACCCGGAACCCATCTTCGAGATTCCCTGGCACAACTGGAAGCTTCGCGAGCAGCTCGCGCAGCGGCAGCACCCGCTCGCGTGCATGCTCCCACCCGAGCCCCTCGAGAAGCACCACATCTTCCCGCAAGCCCGGGACCTGGCTGAATGGTTCGAGAGCAAGCACATCGACATTCATGCATTCACCGTCCGCCTCCCCGAGAGCTTCCATCGATGGCTGCACAGTGGCGGACCCAAGGGCGGGCAGTGGAATGAGGCCTGGCGACAGTTCCGTGATGAGAACGGAGGCGCCACCACAGAGGATATCTGGCGGTTCGCATTCGTGCTCATGACCCGGTTCGGAATCAATGGCCCGCTCATCCCCTACTACTGCCAGAAGTGA